In Brassica rapa cultivar Chiifu-401-42 chromosome A06, CAAS_Brap_v3.01, whole genome shotgun sequence, a single window of DNA contains:
- the LOC103827649 gene encoding formyltetrahydrofolate deformylase 1, mitochondrial isoform X2, with product MMMMRRIISERATCVSKNFILRSSASRFHGESLDSSVSPVLIPGVHVFHCQDAVGIVAKLSDCIAAKGGNILGYDVFVPENNNVFYSRSEFIFDPVKWPREQMSEDFQAIAQRFGAMNSVVRVPSIDPKYKIALLLSKQDHCLVEMLHRWQDGKLPVDITCVISNHERASNTHVMRFLERHGIPYHYVATTKDNKREDEILDLVKDTDFLVLARYMQILSGKFLKGYGKDVINIHHGLLPSFKGGYPAKQAFDAGVKLIGATSHFVTEELDAGPIIEQMVESVSHRDNLRSFVQKSEDLEKKCLTKAIKSYCELRVLPYGANKTVVF from the exons AGCTACTTGTGTCTCTAAGAACTTTATTCTCAGATCCTCTGCTTCGCGGTTTCACGGCGAGTCTCTCGATTCCTCCGTCTCACCCGTTCTCATTCCCGGCGTCCATGTCTTCCACTGCCAG GACGCAGTTGGAATCGTAGCAAAGCTATCAGATTGTATTGCAGCGAAAGGCGGAAACATTCTCGGCTACGATGTCTTTGTTCCTGAGAACAACAACGTCTTCTACTCTCGCAG TGAGTTTATATTTGATCCGGTGAAATGGCCGAGAGAGCAAATGAGTGAAGATTTTCAAGCTATTGCGCAAAGATTCGGTGCCATGAACTCTGTTGTTCGTGTTCCTTCTATAGATCCCAAGTATAAGATTGCTCTTCTACTTTCTAAACAGGATCATTGTCTGGTCGAAATGTTGCATAGATGGCAAGACGGAAAGCTCCCTGTGGATATAACATGTGTGATAAG CAATCATGAGAGAGCTTCAAACACTCATGTTATGCGGTTTCTTGAGAGGCATGGCATTCCGTATCATTATGTGGCCACAACTAAAGATAATAAACGAGAAGATGAGATTTTGGATTTGGTTAAAGACACTGACTTCTTAGTTCTCGCTAGATACATGCAG ATTCTATCGGGTAAGTTCTTGAAAGGTTATGGAAAGGATGTAATCAATATTCACCATGGTCTCTTGCCATCATTCAAGGGCGGATATCCAGCCAAACAG GCGTTTGATGCAGGTGTGAAGCTGATTGGAGCAACAAGTCACTTTGTTACTGAGGAACTTGATGCAGGGCCTATCATTGAACAAATG GTTGAGAGTGTTTCCCACCGGGACAATCTAAGGAGCTTTGTCCAGAAATCTGAGGACCTCGAGAAAAAATGCCTAACAAAAGCTATAAAGTCATACTGCGAACTACGTGTGTTACCTTATGGAGCAAACAAGACTGTTGTATTCTAA
- the LOC103827649 gene encoding formyltetrahydrofolate deformylase 1, mitochondrial isoform X1: MMMMRRIISERATCVSKNFILRSSASRFHGESLDSSVSPVLIPGVHVFHCQDAVGIVAKLSDCIAAKGGNILGYDVFVPENNNVFYSRRWFLFGSEFIFDPVKWPREQMSEDFQAIAQRFGAMNSVVRVPSIDPKYKIALLLSKQDHCLVEMLHRWQDGKLPVDITCVISNHERASNTHVMRFLERHGIPYHYVATTKDNKREDEILDLVKDTDFLVLARYMQILSGKFLKGYGKDVINIHHGLLPSFKGGYPAKQAFDAGVKLIGATSHFVTEELDAGPIIEQMVESVSHRDNLRSFVQKSEDLEKKCLTKAIKSYCELRVLPYGANKTVVF, from the exons AGCTACTTGTGTCTCTAAGAACTTTATTCTCAGATCCTCTGCTTCGCGGTTTCACGGCGAGTCTCTCGATTCCTCCGTCTCACCCGTTCTCATTCCCGGCGTCCATGTCTTCCACTGCCAG GACGCAGTTGGAATCGTAGCAAAGCTATCAGATTGTATTGCAGCGAAAGGCGGAAACATTCTCGGCTACGATGTCTTTGTTCCTGAGAACAACAACGTCTTCTACTCTCGCAG ATGGTTTCTTTTTGGCAGTGAGTTTATATTTGATCCGGTGAAATGGCCGAGAGAGCAAATGAGTGAAGATTTTCAAGCTATTGCGCAAAGATTCGGTGCCATGAACTCTGTTGTTCGTGTTCCTTCTATAGATCCCAAGTATAAGATTGCTCTTCTACTTTCTAAACAGGATCATTGTCTGGTCGAAATGTTGCATAGATGGCAAGACGGAAAGCTCCCTGTGGATATAACATGTGTGATAAG CAATCATGAGAGAGCTTCAAACACTCATGTTATGCGGTTTCTTGAGAGGCATGGCATTCCGTATCATTATGTGGCCACAACTAAAGATAATAAACGAGAAGATGAGATTTTGGATTTGGTTAAAGACACTGACTTCTTAGTTCTCGCTAGATACATGCAG ATTCTATCGGGTAAGTTCTTGAAAGGTTATGGAAAGGATGTAATCAATATTCACCATGGTCTCTTGCCATCATTCAAGGGCGGATATCCAGCCAAACAG GCGTTTGATGCAGGTGTGAAGCTGATTGGAGCAACAAGTCACTTTGTTACTGAGGAACTTGATGCAGGGCCTATCATTGAACAAATG GTTGAGAGTGTTTCCCACCGGGACAATCTAAGGAGCTTTGTCCAGAAATCTGAGGACCTCGAGAAAAAATGCCTAACAAAAGCTATAAAGTCATACTGCGAACTACGTGTGTTACCTTATGGAGCAAACAAGACTGTTGTATTCTAA